In Fusarium musae strain F31 chromosome 7, whole genome shotgun sequence, a single window of DNA contains:
- a CDS encoding hypothetical protein (BUSCO:EOG092604ML) has protein sequence MAEITALDALQAFHQGLLSLREGRVEGAEALGNEFLVQVFETELGKLWDKPARKGDNRNAVKSGKVVIDGDEYSINDNFQQDVLTFSDEVELDELESTRCLLESQEDPDTLGRSLLECAIIRFHQQRKYVLDIVRLLLELEGLDDDLADTEALESVKLYVAERLLQPSMGTDATKRIVPRCMASMKEIKAWLQKIGDKIAAAQTLGQTTTGGISEQMETIEFSRVSLMQQHELLGVILCRSIEMRQGSTQDFIDFVSVLQKVDRYDALLVHLIPSIGAYISVFGSAEGGYDLIKARELNGKLFPADSPLWPLSQLQAAFRAWWLAEYSGFYVDDPPEAAIPPNTDLDEEDRQRSKAFLESLKDGSFDFLLSIAADVKSPDWHDPVRAGMRKWLQRKSPALAPDAIPFADFFQLTLMLQLEVFVDGFISNLPDVLRKLRVEEDEQRQSSQTHEQDLDLERFLLVIAYAYEGRPDAAMNFWSDPDSNLAGFMHWASRRASTPLVTAFCEMLQAISENEECASAAHEFLMDEGHHSSGKMRKSQSLTWAQIFRELDFFSAKIRQKPTPPQTIRYRNEKMSSDQAETEPESAMMLECYLRLMSKLASESETTRQFLLHNPNYSLVETLYELASSPIPPRLRGCTFMALRALMVRKSLQEGILMWNCLDTWITGGYASHPITRQAQQSPIVSMDRIFDEISNGFEDPESFIQLLLSLISPAIDSSPLNDGLPFPENLGSASRMPGIEVYVDFVMGLVFATKANDLQDVNQTRVLRLSCLEFILVCLNTFNEDLIIMANETNINVDGVIATTDLATYVRMHPFARVMEWMFNEKVMAALFNTIHQEPVDVGNAAPDSPLILGILRAVEVISKVLDLQATYLNLVRPIIKLQSNQRRPPVSNAAFASFEDGLVTRLNLVVDLGNYCGIGHPDLSLACLKLLEKMSSSSKITAVWSGSNRQMHRNKAIVALEANGEHEAISRSFVSELITPLETGREADSPAYVTKIYILDFLYQCLQETPRKPTIAHLLLGFKCGIDSVSVDAKGAFASRTSLFHTLLRLLLEAPSGDAQGMRQWLIAIKSRVMRILHILWSSPLSAPVVVEELRENEILFHLLLRETVINPDLPWEGENVAMVQFPVTDGAVALIDFLSLRSMGLEYIAMELCSIAQNRMPSVKRRIFEALNGQIIGEGNTPIPIPTIFDLYDFLLPEGLWEILLPPLQYYKNIDLSACLENDADSNPIYNLERVKEVLLLKRGEAQGSGALVAAQDLAAIEREEGMIIEYLISSNRQKQLTTQSLKVLKTWTKLLLVMIESNDFKGSAQTSFFLQALQSILPSLEAFASERPDEAFELARLAKILLFKLDLSASADDKRGSAIGNLVSDKLFQLFQICLQAIGKWAGTPELRSVYYGICYRYLTGMADQGSLISNRPKTIKTIQVYGERLINVICDDAYGGEAQCQTAALILLNALISLGRQESDGHVVETLNRLNFIGIMVDSLRNIMQEWHEVFTSGTSEQQNYQNARLALLLELAQTRSGAKYIIHSNLFRSLEDSGLFGADPELQINNTNPRALEQHYGLLAQVVRIIGAALVSRGSHNVVQGRKFLTEHRMLVTHTLKRSAGIGSGNADEGLDQNIEELAEGLMVIIAATRFLEFENEVLPEPKQQSHGLFH, from the exons ATGGCCGAGATCACCGCTTTAGATGCCCTCCAAGCTTTCCATCAAGGGCTTCTATCATTACGCGAAGGTCGCGTGGAGGGCGCAGAGGCACTGGGCAACGAATTTCTCGTCCAGGTCTTTGAGACAGAATTAGGGAAGTTATGGGACAAACCAGCAAGGAAAGGGGACAATAGAAATGCTGTCAAGTCTG GCAAAGTCGTCATTGACGGTGACGAGTACTCAATAAACGACAACTTCCAGCAAGACGTTCTCACATTTTCTGACGAGGTAGAACTTGATGAGCTCGAATCTACCCGGTGTTTACTTGAATCCCAAGAAGACCCCGACACGCTGGGCCGATCCCTTCTCGAATGTGCCATTATCCGATTCCACCAGCAGCGCAAATACGTTCTGGACATTGTTAGACTTCTCCTCGAGCTAGAAGGCCTCGACGATGATCTTGCCGACACCGAAGCTCTCGAGAGCGTCAAGCTCTACGTGGCAGAGCGTTTGCTTCAGCCAAGCATGGGGACAGATGCTACAAAGCGGATAGTACCTAGATGCATGGCTTCCATGAAGGAGATTAAGGCCTGGCTTCAGAAGATAGGAGACAAGATCGCTGCCGCCCAGACTCTTGGTCAAACTACAACAGGGGGCATCTCTGAGCAGATGGAGACTATCGAGTTCTCCAGAGTCAGCTTGATGCAACAACACGAGCTACTGGGTGTCATCCTCTGCCGGAGCATTGAAATGAGACAAGGGTCAACACAAGACTTTATTGACTTCGTTTCGGTTCTCCAGAAAGTTGATAGGTACGATGCTCTGCTAGTTCACCTTATACCATCAATTGGAGCGTACATTTCGGTGTTCGGGTCTGCGGAAGGAGGATatgatctcatcaaggctCGTGAGCTGAATGGCAAACTCTTTCCTGCAGATAGTCCTCTGTGGCCATTGTCTCAGCTACAGGCTGCTTTCCGTGCTTGGTGGCTCGCTGAGTATAGTGGTTTTTATGTGGATGATCCTCCGGAGGCTGCAATCCCCCCCAACACCGACTTAGATGAGGAGGATCGACAACGATCAAAAGCTTTCCTAGAGTCTTTGAAGGATGGATCCTTtgactttcttctttctatCGCTGCTGATGTTAAGTCTCCTGACTGGCACGACCCTGTGAGAGCAGGCATGCGCAAATGGCTCCAGCGAAAGTCTCCCGCATTAGCACCGGATGCGATACCGTTCGCCGACTTCTTTCAATTGACTCTGATGCTCCAGCTTGAAGTATTTGTCGATGGCTTCATCTCTAACCTTCCCGATGTCCTACGAAAACTTcgggtggaggaggatgagcaaCGTCAATCCAGCCAGACTCACGAGCAGGATCTCGATCTCGAAAGATTCTTGTTGGTCATTGCGTACGCTTATGAGGGCCGACCCGATGCTGCTATGAATTTTTGGTCCGATCCCGACAGTAACCTGGCTGGCTTCATGCATTGGGCTTCTCGTAGAGCCTCAACGCCTCTGGTAACAGCTTTCTGCGAGATGCTCCAGGCTATTTCGGAGAACGAGGAGTGCGCTTCTGCTGCACACGAGTTCTTGATGGATGAGGGCCATCATTCATCCGGGAAGATGAGAAAATCGCAGTCTTTGACGTGGGCACAAATCTTCAGGGAgctcgacttcttctctgccaagATAAGACAGAAGCCAACACCGCCCCAGACAATTCGTTATCGAAATGAAAAGATGAGCAGTGATCAAGCAGAGACCGAACCAGAGTCGGCCATGATGCTTGAATGCTACCTCCGATTAATGTCAAAGCTGGCCAGCGAAAGTGAGACAACCAGACAGTTTCTCCTTCACAATCCCAATTATAGCCTGGTCGAAACATTATATGAACTCGCAAGCAGTCCCATTCCCCCGCGTTTACGCGGCTGTACTTTTATGGCTCTACGAGCTTTAATGGTACGAAAGTCGCTTCAGGAGGGCATTCTTATGTGGAATTGCCTTGATACCTGGATCACAGGAGGGTACGCTTCTCATCCAATCACTCGCCAAGCTCAGCAATCACCGATTGTCTCCATGGACCGTATCTTTGATGAAATTAGCAATGGCTTTGAAGACCCCGAGTCTTTTATCCAACTCCTACTTTCTCTTATATCTCCAGCCATCGATAGCAGTCCCCTCAATGATGGATTGCCATTCCCCGAAAATCTCGGCTCGGCTTCCCGCATGCCTGGTATTGAGGTTTATGTCGACTTCGTGATGGGACTGGTTTTTGCTACCAAGGCAAATGATCTTCAAGATGTGAACCAAACTCGCGTTCTTCGCTTAAGCTGCCTGGAGTTCATCTTGGTCTGCCTCAACACATTCAACGAGGATCTTATTATCATGGCTAATGAAACAAACATCAACGTTGATGGAGTCATCGCAACTACCGACCTAGCCACCTATGTCCGCATGCATCCTTTTGCCAGAGTGATGGAATGGATGTTTAACGAAAAAGTTATGGCCGCTCTGTTCAACACGATTCATCAAGAGCCTGTAGATGTTGGGAATGCTGCACCAGACTCGCCCCTTATTCTTGGCATCTTACGTGCCGTTGAGGTTATTAGCAAGGTCCTTGACCTCCAAGCCACCTATCTCAACCTTGTTCGGCCCATCATCAAACTCCAATCAAACCAGCGCCGACCTCCTGTATCGAATGCCGCATTTGCCTCGTTTGAAGATGGCCTAGTAACTCGATTGAATCTTGTTGTCGATCTAGGCAACTATTGTGGCATCGGACACCCAGACCTTAGTCTTGCATGCCTAAAGTTGCTCGAGAAgatgtcttcttcgtcgaaAATTACTGCTGTCTGGTCAGGCTCTAATCGTCAAATGCACCGCAACAAGGCTATTGTGGCCTTGGAGGCGAACGGTGAACACGAAGCCATATCCCGATCATTTGTCTCGGAACTGATAACTCCTCTTGAAACTGGGCGTGAAGCAGACTCCCCAGCTTATGTCACCAAAATTTACATTCTCGACTTCCTATATCAATGCCTACAAGAGACGCCCCGCAAGCCGACGATTGCACACTTGCTCCTCGGCTTCAAGTGCGGCATTGACTCTGTGTCAGTGGATGCTAAGGGCGCTTTCGCTTCGAGAACTTCCCTCTTCCACACATTATTAAGACTACTCCTGGAGGCTCCCTCTGGCGATGCCCAAGGAATGCGACAGTGGCTCATCGCTATCAAATCACGTGTGATGCGCATTCTACACATCCTTTGGAGTTCGCCCCTATCTGCACCTGTTGTGGTCGAGGAACTTCGTGAGAATGAGATCCTCTTCCACCTTTTGTTGCGCGAAACAGTCATCAATCCTGACCTCCCTTGGGAAGGTGAGAATGTCGCCATGGTGCAGTTCCCAGTGACAGATGGTGCTGTGGCTCTAATCGATTTCTTGTCTCTCCGAAGTATGGGCTTGGAATACATTGCTATGGAGCTTTGTAGTATAGCTCAGAACCGTATGCCCAGCGTGAAGCGTCGCATCTTTGAGGCTCTGAATGGTCAGATCATTGGAGAGGGAAACACACCTATACCGATTCCAACTATTTTCGACCTCTACGACTTCCTCCTCCCAGAGGGCCTTTGGGAGATTCTATTGCCCCCTCTTCAATACTATAAAAACATCGACCTCTCAGCCTGTCTTGAGAACGACGCAGACTCCAACCCAATTTACAACCTCGAGCGAGTCAAAGAAGTTCTGCTTTTGAAACGAGGTGAGGCTCAAGGATCGGGGGCATTGGTTGCAGCTCAAGATCTGGCCGCTATCGAACGCGAAGAAGGCATGATAATAGAATACCTTATCTCTTCAAATCGACAGAAGCAGCTCACGACACAGAGCCTCAAGGTGCTGAAGACATGGACAAAACTTTTACTCGTTATGATCGAGTCGAATGATTTCAAGGGCTCAGCACAAACCTCGTTCTTCCTGCAGGCCCTACAATCGATTCTACCCAGTTTAGAAGCATTTGCTTCTGAACGACCAGATGAGGCTTTCGAGCTTGCACGGCTGGCCAAGATATTACtcttcaagcttgacctctcagcatcagcagaCGACAAGCGAGGCTCAGCCATCGGTAATCTCGTGAGTGACAAACTCTTTCAACTTTTTCAGATCTGCTTGCAAGCTATCGGCAAGTGGGCTGGAACCCCGGAGTTGAGATCCGTTTACTATGGTATCTGCTATCGCTACCTGACTGGCATGGCTGATCAAGGATCTCTGATCTCGAATCGCCCCAAGACTATCAAGACGATCCAAGTGTATGGTGAGCGCTTGATAAATGTTATCTGTGATGATGCCTACGGTGGTGAAGCTCAATGCCAGACAGCGGCACTGATCCTACTCAACGCTCTCATCAGCTTAGGGCGTCAGGAGAGCGATGGCCATGTCGTAGAGACTCTCAACCGACTTAATTTCATTGGCATCATGGTGGATTCTTTGCGAAATATCATGCAAGAGTGGCATGAAGTCTTCACATCAG GCACCTCTGAGCAGCAGAATTACCAGAATGCTCGCCTTGCTCTactccttgagcttgcgcAGACACGATCTGGAGCCAAGTATATCATCCATTCCAACCTTTTCCGATCACTTGAGGATTCAGGTCTCTTTGGAGCAGATCCCGAACTTcaaatcaacaacaccaacccTCGTGCTCTGGAGCAACACTATGGCCTTCTTGCTCAAGTCGTGCGCATTATCGGTGCCGCCCTTGTCTCTCGCGGTAGCCACAACGTGGTGCAGGGCCGCAAATTCCTTACCGAGCATCGGATGCTCGTCACGCATACCCTCAAACGAAGCGCGGGTATCGGGAGCGGCAACGCGGATGAGGGCCTGGATCAGAATATTGAAGAGTTGGCTGAAGGGCTAATGGTTATCATCGCAGCGACACGGTTCCTTGAG TTCGAGAATGAAGTCCTTCCTGAGCCGAAGCAGCAGAGCCACGGTCTCTTCCACTAA